In one window of Halomarina pelagica DNA:
- a CDS encoding ABC transporter substrate-binding protein, whose product MTDDARRDAPTRRDAIKYGGALVSGGLLAGCTGDGGSDSRSSGAGSNAATDTPSEGGSATRDSSYSVTMEPVGTVEFDRVPETWFPYTGDYADMGVALGRGDGLLAIGVRARFGTHLYEELPGVSVNEDDLTQLWQDGTGKEIFYELDADVHVIDPNFMINRLQWSRDDVDEVAERVAPFFGNTGFTRVYDWHDYRYYSMYEAFEKLAEVFRERARYEAFEEYHDEVLADVQSRLPEDTPDVAVLYPAGMPPESFYPYLVGSGTQSKHWSDLNVGDALARHGVTDAQVSGGTVDYETLLEIDPDVLAIRLQGEITPEYFEREIVSHLRNHDVASELRAVRNDRVVYGGLTYQGPIVHLFQLERAARDLYPEEFGDEQLFDRGRVADIVNGDR is encoded by the coding sequence ATGACGGACGACGCGCGGCGTGACGCACCGACGCGCAGGGACGCGATCAAGTACGGCGGCGCACTCGTGAGCGGGGGGTTGCTCGCGGGCTGTACCGGCGACGGCGGATCCGATTCTCGATCCAGCGGGGCCGGTTCGAACGCGGCGACGGATACGCCGTCCGAGGGTGGGTCCGCTACTCGCGACTCCTCGTACTCGGTGACGATGGAGCCGGTCGGGACCGTCGAGTTCGATCGGGTTCCCGAGACCTGGTTCCCGTACACCGGCGACTACGCCGACATGGGCGTCGCGCTCGGCCGGGGCGACGGGCTTCTGGCGATCGGCGTCCGCGCCCGCTTCGGAACCCACCTGTACGAGGAACTACCGGGCGTCTCCGTAAACGAGGACGACCTCACGCAGTTGTGGCAGGACGGCACCGGCAAGGAGATCTTCTACGAACTCGACGCGGACGTCCACGTGATCGACCCGAACTTCATGATCAACCGGCTGCAGTGGAGCCGGGACGACGTCGACGAGGTCGCGGAACGCGTCGCGCCGTTCTTCGGGAACACGGGCTTCACGCGGGTCTACGACTGGCACGACTACCGGTACTACTCGATGTACGAGGCCTTCGAGAAGCTCGCGGAGGTGTTCCGGGAGCGAGCGCGCTACGAGGCGTTCGAGGAGTACCACGACGAGGTGCTCGCGGACGTCCAGTCGCGCTTGCCCGAGGATACGCCGGACGTCGCGGTGCTGTATCCCGCGGGGATGCCTCCCGAGTCGTTCTACCCGTACCTCGTCGGTTCCGGAACCCAGTCCAAGCACTGGAGCGACCTGAACGTCGGGGACGCGCTCGCCCGGCACGGGGTCACGGACGCGCAGGTGAGCGGCGGCACCGTCGACTACGAGACCCTGCTCGAGATCGATCCAGACGTCCTCGCCATCCGACTCCAGGGGGAGATCACCCCGGAGTACTTCGAGCGGGAGATCGTCTCGCACCTCCGGAACCACGACGTCGCGAGCGAGCTTCGGGCGGTGCGGAACGACCGCGTCGTCTACGGCGGGCTCACGTATCAGGGGCCGATCGTCCACCTCTTCCAGCTGGAGCGCGCCGCCCGGGACCTCTACCCCGAGGAGTTCGGCGACGAACAGCTGTTCGACCGCGGGCGGGTCGCCGACATCGTCAACGGGGACCGCTGA
- a CDS encoding ABC transporter substrate-binding protein translates to MSDETTDTAGPTRRDYVKYGGAVVTGGLLAGCTGGTDSGASPTDTATETKTPDGSYSVEMFPVGEVRFEAVPETVTTYNMGWADMVVSLGQAGTLRTNRLPAPRLFYDRFDIDYDADWPALWQDGGLPKEIFYELDPDAFLIDPNLLVAWDDNWDEADVEEIEKNVAPFFGCYNRRIRSEWQRELGYPEKAPSMLEAFDKVGTVLDERKRTEAWLDLHTDLQAEVQSRLPSDGEPPSIGLINSGSDPAKGTFYVLYLEDDGYEMKPYRDLGLVEADAFAGVETGQYGQTDYETMLEVDPDLILVHWGITTGSVTFDGDGAFDTDRFREQFVAPMEEHEIGSRLTAVRNGRVLPGPTAEQGPLVNAFQTELTARLFYPEEFGELDLSAPLDVPEEEQLFDRHRVADIIDGDL, encoded by the coding sequence ATGAGCGACGAGACTACTGACACGGCGGGACCGACGCGGCGAGACTACGTGAAGTACGGCGGCGCGGTCGTCACCGGCGGGCTACTCGCCGGGTGCACTGGAGGGACCGATTCCGGCGCGTCGCCTACTGACACGGCCACGGAGACAAAGACGCCCGACGGGAGCTACTCGGTGGAGATGTTCCCCGTCGGTGAGGTGAGGTTCGAGGCCGTCCCCGAAACCGTGACGACGTACAACATGGGATGGGCGGACATGGTCGTCTCGCTGGGACAGGCCGGAACGCTACGGACGAACCGGCTGCCTGCCCCCCGGCTGTTCTACGACCGGTTCGATATCGACTACGACGCCGACTGGCCGGCGCTGTGGCAGGACGGTGGGCTTCCCAAGGAAATCTTCTACGAACTCGACCCCGACGCGTTTCTCATCGACCCGAACCTGCTCGTGGCGTGGGATGACAATTGGGACGAAGCCGACGTCGAGGAGATCGAGAAGAACGTCGCGCCCTTCTTCGGCTGTTATAACCGCCGGATCAGAAGCGAGTGGCAGCGGGAACTCGGCTACCCCGAGAAGGCCCCGTCGATGCTCGAGGCGTTCGACAAGGTCGGCACGGTTCTCGACGAGCGCAAACGGACCGAGGCGTGGCTCGACCTCCACACGGACCTCCAGGCGGAAGTACAGTCACGACTGCCGAGCGACGGGGAACCGCCGTCGATAGGGCTCATCAACAGCGGCTCGGACCCGGCGAAAGGGACGTTCTACGTCCTCTATCTGGAGGATGACGGGTACGAGATGAAGCCCTACCGCGATCTCGGGCTCGTCGAGGCCGACGCGTTCGCCGGCGTCGAAACTGGGCAGTACGGACAGACGGACTACGAGACGATGTTGGAGGTGGACCCCGACCTCATTCTCGTTCATTGGGGCATCACGACGGGCTCTGTGACGTTCGATGGTGATGGCGCGTTCGACACCGACCGGTTCCGTGAACAGTTCGTCGCGCCGATGGAAGAACACGAGATCGGGAGCCGACTCACCGCAGTGCGGAACGGTCGGGTTCTTCCCGGCCCGACCGCCGAACAGGGGCCGCTCGTCAACGCCTTCCAGACGGAGCTGACTGCTCGGCTGTTCTATCCCGAGGAGTTCGGCGAACTCGACCTGAGCGCGCCACTCGACGTACCCGAGGAGGAACAGTTGTTCGACCGTCACCGGGTCGCAGACATCATCGACGGTGACCTCTAG
- a CDS encoding HVO_0234 family beta-propeller protein, giving the protein MDEDIGIDEKRVYGAKAGRTVAVVAAEAELVRVDVSGDLVGGFGLERRGAVASVAARDGALAVAAEGDVLIGSDFAETGFGPASAVGFDPEGALVAAGSDRVARLGDDGWATLSAVEDVRAIDGDLLAAAGGVFRLDGTRVGLADVRDVSTVGVPLAATADGLYRLGNGWMDVLDGDFRVVACDGERAHAAASDALYERERAGAEWTEVPLPVADPVAGIGYGESTYLVTGSGTFLAAGEDGWRARSLGVRDVRGLAVL; this is encoded by the coding sequence ATGGACGAGGACATCGGTATCGACGAGAAGCGCGTCTACGGCGCGAAGGCGGGCCGGACGGTCGCAGTCGTCGCCGCGGAGGCGGAGCTCGTGCGCGTGGACGTGTCGGGCGACCTCGTCGGCGGCTTCGGCCTCGAACGCCGCGGGGCGGTCGCGTCGGTCGCCGCGCGCGACGGGGCGCTCGCCGTCGCCGCCGAGGGCGACGTGCTGATCGGCTCCGACTTCGCGGAGACGGGGTTCGGCCCCGCGAGCGCCGTCGGCTTCGACCCGGAGGGGGCGCTCGTCGCCGCCGGGTCGGATCGGGTCGCGCGGCTCGGGGACGACGGCTGGGCGACGCTCTCGGCGGTCGAGGACGTGCGCGCGATCGACGGCGACCTCCTCGCGGCCGCGGGGGGCGTGTTCCGCCTCGACGGGACGCGCGTCGGCCTCGCGGACGTTCGCGACGTCTCGACGGTCGGCGTCCCCCTCGCCGCGACCGCGGACGGCCTGTACAGGCTCGGGAACGGCTGGATGGACGTGCTCGACGGCGATTTCCGGGTCGTCGCGTGCGACGGCGAGCGCGCCCACGCCGCCGCGTCCGACGCGCTCTACGAACGGGAGCGGGCCGGCGCGGAGTGGACCGAGGTCCCCCTGCCGGTCGCAGACCCCGTCGCCGGTATCGGGTACGGCGAGTCGACCTACCTCGTCACCGGGTCGGGGACGTTCCTCGCGGCGGGCGAGGACGGCTGGCGCGCCCGGTCGCTGGGCGTCCGCGACGTCCGCGGGCTCGCGGTGCTGTAG
- a CDS encoding ABC transporter ATP-binding protein produces MTTPDSEAFETELDAYRDRVSKPLLRLFRAYGVGEWRWLALGLTTSVLTYGALLVTPIVLGTTIDAVFTRESGYALPLVPDAWLPTGQTEQFRLSAIIIGVALLGGAILQWIRGVAINFFAHGVMFAIRVTAYEKMQRLDMTFFDNKETGEIMSILNNDAGNLEIFFDNVLGDSVRIGVIVVGVMAALLYTNWQLALVTLGAVPLLVVFTWWFVRVIEPRYTRHRETIGDLNTRIENGLSGIELVKTTASEDFENGRVRSVSRDVFDANMDVLKLSYFYRPGMELITGAALLATFIIGGIWVFSGPPLFFTGDLSIGDFVVFMLLTQRLTGPMAQLSSIVDWYENARASGKRICGLMDVPVRIENASNPLALDDVDGQIEYDDVTFAYESGETVLDGVTFDVEAGETVALVGPTGAGKSTVAKLLLRLYDVTDGAVRVDGHDVRDVDLAGLREGIGYVSQDTFLFDGTVAENIRYGRFDATDEEARGAASAAEAHGFIENLPDGYETRVGERGVKLSGGQRQRIALARAILRDPEIILLDEATASVDTETEYLIQRSLDRLTADRTTLAIAHRLSTIKDADTILVVEGGEIVERGSHDELLAEDGLYAKLWGVQAGELDELADEFVERAAGSAAESRR; encoded by the coding sequence GTGACTACCCCTGATTCCGAGGCGTTCGAGACGGAACTCGACGCGTACCGCGACCGCGTGTCGAAACCGTTGCTTCGGCTGTTCCGCGCGTACGGCGTCGGCGAGTGGCGTTGGCTCGCCCTCGGGCTCACCACCAGCGTGCTGACGTACGGTGCGCTGCTCGTCACGCCCATCGTTCTCGGAACGACCATCGACGCCGTGTTCACACGGGAGAGCGGATATGCCCTCCCGCTCGTGCCCGACGCGTGGCTGCCGACCGGGCAGACCGAGCAGTTCCGGCTCTCGGCGATCATTATCGGCGTCGCGCTGCTCGGCGGGGCGATCCTCCAGTGGATCCGCGGCGTGGCGATCAACTTCTTCGCCCACGGCGTCATGTTCGCTATTCGCGTCACCGCCTACGAGAAGATGCAGCGCCTCGACATGACGTTCTTCGATAACAAGGAGACTGGCGAAATTATGTCGATTCTCAACAACGACGCCGGAAATCTCGAAATCTTCTTCGACAACGTCCTCGGCGACAGCGTCCGGATCGGCGTGATCGTCGTCGGTGTCATGGCGGCGCTGCTGTACACCAACTGGCAACTCGCACTGGTCACGTTGGGTGCCGTCCCGCTCTTGGTCGTATTCACGTGGTGGTTCGTTCGGGTCATCGAGCCGCGGTACACTCGCCACCGCGAGACCATCGGCGACCTCAATACGCGCATCGAAAACGGGCTCAGCGGGATCGAACTCGTCAAGACAACCGCCTCTGAGGACTTCGAGAACGGCCGCGTCCGGAGCGTCTCGCGGGACGTCTTCGACGCGAACATGGACGTCTTGAAATTGAGCTACTTCTACCGGCCGGGCATGGAACTCATCACCGGCGCGGCGCTACTCGCCACCTTCATCATCGGCGGAATCTGGGTGTTCTCGGGACCGCCGCTGTTCTTCACTGGCGACCTCTCCATCGGGGACTTCGTCGTGTTCATGCTGCTCACCCAGCGGCTCACCGGGCCGATGGCTCAGTTATCTAGTATCGTCGATTGGTACGAGAACGCGCGGGCCTCGGGCAAGCGTATCTGCGGGCTGATGGACGTCCCCGTTCGCATCGAGAACGCGTCGAACCCCCTCGCGCTTGATGACGTCGACGGACAAATCGAGTACGACGACGTGACGTTCGCCTACGAGAGCGGTGAGACGGTGCTCGACGGCGTCACGTTCGACGTCGAAGCGGGCGAGACGGTCGCGCTGGTCGGCCCGACCGGGGCGGGAAAATCGACGGTGGCGAAGCTCCTGCTCCGACTGTACGACGTGACGGACGGGGCGGTTCGCGTCGATGGACACGACGTCCGGGATGTGGACCTCGCCGGTCTCCGAGAGGGGATCGGGTACGTGAGTCAGGACACGTTCCTGTTCGACGGGACAGTCGCGGAGAACATCCGGTACGGGCGGTTCGACGCGACTGACGAGGAGGCGCGCGGTGCCGCGAGTGCCGCTGAGGCGCACGGGTTCATCGAGAACCTCCCGGACGGCTACGAGACGCGAGTTGGCGAACGGGGTGTGAAACTCTCGGGTGGTCAACGCCAGCGCATCGCGCTCGCCCGCGCGATCCTCCGGGACCCCGAGATCATCCTGCTGGACGAGGCGACCGCGAGCGTGGACACGGAGACGGAGTACCTGATCCAGCGGTCGCTCGACCGGTTGACGGCCGACCGGACGACGCTGGCAATCGCCCACCGCCTCTCGACGATCAAGGACGCCGACACGATTCTCGTCGTCGAGGGCGGGGAGATCGTCGAGCGCGGAAGTCACGACGAGTTACTGGCCGAGGATGGCTTGTACGCGAAGCTCTGGGGCGTACAGGCTGGCGAGCTAGACGAGCTAGCGGACGAATTTGTTGAACGGGCCGCTGGGAGCGCCGCCGAGTCGCGCCGGTAA
- a CDS encoding pyridoxal phosphate-dependent aminotransferase, which produces MFQPLTYLEWIAGRPDAAAHDLGSSDLRARPDDDDLADRRADDAVVPDALVGLPDPPEGTTLEAQLAAIYGRSRRSVRVTAGASHANALVAMAITAAADDPRVLVESPGYEPQVVTPAGFGATVDRFPRGPDGRLDPERVADAITAETDLVVCTNRHNPTGALADRATLAETAALAGEVGATLLVDEVYAPYATEPRRGAFGGVTAAGLPNAVVVSSLTKFHGLGGLRIGWIVADGSLADRLDRAAWHLPVVAEPSRALARRALHHREALAERSRALLRANHALLADFVDGRTDLSGEVREGCPFALLAHDRAAGDRVSEAAWEAGVLVVPGRFFEVPGAVRVALGHDPETTEAALAAFGEVLDGL; this is translated from the coding sequence GTGTTCCAGCCCCTCACCTACCTCGAGTGGATCGCCGGACGGCCCGACGCGGCCGCACACGATCTCGGCTCCAGCGACCTCCGGGCGCGACCGGACGACGACGACCTCGCTGACCGTCGGGCCGACGACGCGGTCGTCCCGGACGCCCTCGTCGGCCTCCCCGACCCGCCGGAGGGGACGACTCTCGAGGCGCAACTCGCCGCGATCTACGGCCGCAGTCGGAGGAGCGTCCGAGTCACCGCGGGCGCGAGCCACGCGAACGCGCTCGTCGCGATGGCCATCACCGCCGCGGCCGACGATCCCCGCGTGCTGGTCGAGTCGCCCGGCTACGAGCCGCAGGTCGTCACCCCGGCGGGCTTCGGCGCGACCGTCGATCGCTTCCCCCGCGGCCCCGACGGTCGCCTCGACCCGGAGCGGGTCGCCGACGCCATCACCGCCGAGACTGACCTCGTCGTCTGCACGAACCGGCACAACCCGACGGGCGCGCTCGCGGATCGCGCGACGCTGGCCGAGACGGCGGCCCTCGCCGGCGAGGTCGGCGCGACGCTCCTCGTCGACGAGGTGTACGCGCCCTACGCGACCGAGCCGCGCCGGGGCGCGTTCGGCGGTGTGACCGCGGCGGGCCTGCCGAACGCCGTCGTCGTCTCCTCGCTCACGAAGTTCCACGGTCTCGGCGGTCTCCGGATCGGGTGGATCGTCGCCGACGGTTCGCTCGCCGACCGCCTCGACCGCGCCGCCTGGCACCTCCCGGTCGTCGCCGAACCGAGCCGCGCGCTGGCCCGGCGGGCGCTCCACCACCGCGAGGCTCTCGCGGAGCGCTCCCGGGCGCTGCTCCGGGCGAACCACGCGCTCCTCGCCGACTTCGTCGACGGTCGGACCGACCTCTCGGGGGAGGTCCGCGAGGGATGTCCCTTCGCGCTGCTCGCCCACGACCGGGCGGCCGGCGACCGGGTGAGCGAGGCGGCGTGGGAGGCGGGCGTCCTCGTCGTCCCCGGACGGTTCTTCGAGGTTCCCGGAGCGGTCAGGGTCGCACTGGGGCACGACCCGGAGACGACGGAGGCGGCGCTGGCGGCGTTCGGGGAGGTGCTGGACGGACTCTGA
- a CDS encoding NAD(P)/FAD-dependent oxidoreductase, with translation MSTAGPPRDSTEYDHDVVIVGGGPAGCAVGVFTARYGLDTVIFDRGRSSIQRCAYLENYLGFPAGVDIETLYGLMHDHAEEAGCEIVADLVESVERAEDGEGFIVKPQEGDPVTARRVVAATRYDGEYMRGLDDDAAMFEEYEHDGETHEHFDGEYADHDGATPVEGLYVASPSTEDRQALMAAGRGARVGLRVVEDAREDRGYPQAVADHYDWIRQESELDDEWSDRDRWREWFDERLPDDHGLGEERRVALRERDIDRSFGTYLPDDEIEQREVRGQKRLLEHVDDELVLDAAREIESERRSTEASD, from the coding sequence ATGAGTACCGCAGGACCCCCTCGAGACAGCACCGAATACGACCACGACGTCGTCATCGTCGGGGGCGGCCCGGCCGGGTGTGCGGTCGGCGTCTTCACCGCCCGGTACGGCCTCGACACGGTGATCTTCGACCGGGGGCGCTCCTCGATCCAGCGGTGTGCGTACCTCGAAAACTACCTCGGGTTCCCCGCGGGCGTGGACATCGAGACGCTGTACGGGTTGATGCACGACCACGCCGAGGAAGCCGGCTGCGAGATCGTCGCTGACCTTGTTGAATCCGTGGAACGGGCTGAGGACGGCGAGGGCTTCATCGTGAAGCCGCAAGAGGGCGATCCCGTCACTGCGCGGCGGGTCGTCGCGGCGACGCGGTACGACGGCGAGTACATGCGCGGGCTCGACGACGACGCGGCGATGTTCGAGGAGTACGAACACGACGGCGAGACGCACGAGCACTTCGACGGTGAGTACGCCGACCACGACGGCGCGACGCCGGTCGAAGGGCTGTACGTCGCCTCCCCATCCACGGAGGACAGACAGGCGTTGATGGCAGCCGGGCGCGGGGCGCGCGTGGGGCTCCGAGTCGTCGAAGACGCCCGCGAAGACCGCGGCTACCCCCAGGCGGTCGCCGACCACTACGACTGGATACGGCAGGAGTCCGAACTGGACGACGAGTGGAGCGACCGTGACCGGTGGCGCGAGTGGTTCGACGAGCGACTCCCCGACGATCACGGCCTCGGCGAAGAGCGTCGCGTGGCGTTACGCGAGCGGGACATCGACCGGTCGTTCGGGACGTACCTCCCCGACGATGAGATCGAGCAGCGTGAAGTGCGCGGTCAGAAGCGGCTGCTCGAACACGTCGACGACGAACTCGTCCTCGACGCGGCGCGCGAAATCGAGTCCGAACGTCGATCGACCGAGGCGAGCGACTGA
- a CDS encoding ABC transporter substrate-binding protein has translation MADDATEHEAPTRREYVKYGGAVVGGGLLAGCTGQGEPESTPTETEDRTTATEQESTETGDSYEVCMSPVGCIEFDSIPETVVTNLWINADTLISFGEGARLTGMRTPETQVVSHYDQLPGVEIDASQLAEFEVSNKEQYYELSPDVFHVDPTILRLWYDGWDESDVREIAENVAPFFGNEGSRTWSESSWPADEGYEFYTLEELTEKLARIYDAEKKAQALINVREKLLADIQSSLPPESERPVVARLLFYDGEIYPYVFNGPGFGRAHQQPMQARDAFSGLEKVYSKSGGTIDLEALLEYDPDVMIFFGGIGYWFDAYEETKSELENDSVGQELTAIKNERFYRGGTFDQGILLNLFQLEMTAKQLYPEQFGEWPGFDEQRVLPKIPEEEQLFDRQRVADIVNGDIRT, from the coding sequence ATGGCAGACGACGCCACGGAACACGAGGCACCGACGCGCAGGGAGTACGTGAAGTACGGCGGCGCGGTCGTCGGTGGTGGCCTGCTCGCCGGGTGTACTGGCCAGGGCGAGCCGGAATCCACCCCGACCGAGACCGAGGACAGGACCACAGCCACGGAGCAGGAATCCACGGAGACGGGCGATTCCTACGAGGTGTGCATGTCGCCGGTCGGCTGTATCGAGTTCGACTCGATACCAGAGACCGTCGTCACTAACCTATGGATCAATGCGGACACGCTCATTTCGTTTGGAGAAGGGGCCCGTCTAACGGGTATGCGAACGCCGGAGACGCAAGTCGTCTCCCATTACGATCAACTCCCTGGGGTCGAAATCGACGCGAGTCAATTAGCTGAATTCGAAGTGAGTAACAAAGAACAGTATTACGAACTCAGCCCGGACGTCTTCCACGTTGATCCGACAATCCTTCGGCTGTGGTATGACGGGTGGGATGAGAGTGACGTCAGAGAGATAGCCGAAAACGTCGCGCCGTTTTTCGGTAATGAAGGCAGCCGAACGTGGAGTGAATCGTCCTGGCCTGCCGATGAGGGTTACGAGTTCTACACGCTTGAAGAGCTCACCGAGAAGCTCGCTCGGATCTACGATGCAGAAAAGAAGGCACAAGCACTCATCAATGTTCGAGAAAAGCTACTAGCGGACATACAGTCGTCACTTCCTCCTGAAAGCGAGCGCCCGGTCGTAGCTCGTTTGTTATTCTACGATGGTGAAATCTACCCGTACGTATTCAATGGTCCCGGATTTGGCAGGGCACACCAACAACCGATGCAAGCCAGAGATGCGTTCTCAGGCCTGGAAAAGGTCTACTCGAAGAGTGGTGGTACTATCGACCTCGAAGCGCTGCTGGAGTACGACCCCGACGTGATGATCTTCTTCGGTGGTATCGGCTACTGGTTCGATGCGTACGAAGAGACGAAGTCGGAGCTCGAAAACGACTCTGTCGGACAGGAATTGACGGCTATTAAGAACGAGCGCTTCTATCGAGGGGGTACGTTCGATCAGGGAATACTGCTGAACCTGTTCCAGTTGGAGATGACCGCTAAACAGCTGTATCCCGAACAGTTCGGCGAATGGCCTGGCTTTGACGAACAGAGAGTACTCCCCAAGATCCCCGAGGAGGAGCAGCTGTTCGACCGCCAGCGGGTTGCGGACATCGTCAACGGAGACATCCGAACATGA
- a CDS encoding ABC transporter substrate-binding protein, with amino-acid sequence MQGDGTTSKGPTRRDYVKYGGAIVGGGLLAGCASDSTDDATPEPAASNASTATDDAGYSVTMSPVGEVTFESVPERVAAYGPDVADVLVALGQEERLNSLGLTDFYGETLAVYYDRLDGVSFDASGLTALYDGGLDKEVFYELDSDLHLIDPCGVVTFEGWSHADVDEIRENVAPWLGNEYSREHSDPPEGCAEDYEYYTLYEIAERIAAVFKQRERFEAIAAVHERFRETIRRNLPPESERPTVGLITFYDESFHPYEINGPGYGRSHVRPMGAVDVFADDERAYGNESAGSYGYEAMLELDPDVILHNFAVFPSFDWGAIRETVSGHPVGRELKAVREGRFYASGAGIQGPIMNLFQLEMTAKQLYPERFGEWPGYVEGQPYPEIPEGERLFDRGRVADIVDGDI; translated from the coding sequence ATGCAGGGAGACGGTACGACCTCGAAGGGGCCGACGCGTAGGGACTACGTGAAGTACGGCGGGGCGATCGTCGGGGGTGGGTTACTCGCCGGTTGTGCGAGCGATTCGACCGACGACGCAACCCCCGAACCGGCGGCGTCGAACGCGTCGACGGCGACCGACGACGCCGGGTACTCCGTGACGATGTCGCCTGTGGGCGAGGTGACGTTCGAGTCGGTTCCGGAGCGGGTCGCCGCGTACGGTCCGGACGTCGCGGACGTGCTCGTCGCGCTCGGCCAGGAGGAGCGGCTCAATTCGCTCGGCCTCACCGACTTCTACGGTGAGACGCTCGCGGTCTACTACGACCGCCTCGACGGCGTCTCGTTCGACGCGTCGGGGCTCACGGCGCTGTACGACGGGGGTCTCGACAAGGAGGTCTTCTACGAACTCGACAGCGACCTGCACCTCATCGACCCGTGCGGCGTGGTCACGTTCGAGGGGTGGTCGCACGCCGACGTCGACGAGATTCGGGAGAACGTCGCCCCGTGGCTAGGTAACGAGTACAGCCGCGAACACTCGGACCCGCCCGAGGGGTGCGCCGAGGACTACGAGTACTACACGCTGTACGAGATCGCGGAACGCATCGCCGCCGTGTTCAAGCAACGGGAGCGATTCGAGGCGATCGCCGCGGTTCACGAGCGATTTCGGGAGACGATCCGTCGGAACCTCCCGCCGGAATCGGAGCGTCCGACCGTCGGGCTGATCACCTTCTACGACGAATCGTTCCATCCCTACGAGATCAACGGACCGGGGTACGGCCGCTCGCACGTCCGACCGATGGGTGCGGTCGACGTCTTCGCCGACGACGAGCGCGCCTACGGGAACGAATCGGCGGGGAGCTACGGCTACGAGGCGATGCTCGAACTCGACCCCGACGTGATCCTCCACAACTTCGCGGTGTTCCCGAGTTTCGACTGGGGAGCGATCCGGGAGACCGTCAGCGGTCACCCGGTCGGGAGGGAACTGAAAGCCGTGCGGGAGGGTCGGTTCTACGCGTCCGGTGCCGGGATCCAGGGTCCGATCATGAACCTCTTCCAGCTGGAGATGACCGCGAAACAGCTCTACCCCGAGCGGTTCGGGGAGTGGCCCGGATACGTCGAGGGCCAGCCGTATCCCGAGATCCCCGAAGGAGAGCGGCTGTTCGACCGCGGGCGGGTCGCCGACATCGTCGACGGAGACATCTAA
- a CDS encoding FecCD family ABC transporter permease, whose amino-acid sequence MAGGPVTDTTTTTRRKRWFSWFDGSLITLCLGSVAVVVVGGLVQVSFGAFTMSIVQTWQAVFTPEVVLNAQAWEAFLLGGEVPEMSKESLIVWNIRLPRVFVAVLVGMNLAVSGAIFQAVTRNELASPFILGVSSGAGLMILLTLVVFSGLSAFLPLIASIGGAVAFLIVYAIAWKSGTSPVRLVLAGVIVGTVFGSLQTALFFFADDIGVVQSAIAWTTGSLTGTDWEQVRMALPWTAVAMLLALVSSRQLNVLLLGESTAKSLGMSVEKVRFALSGVAVLAAAASIAVAGIVGFVGLIVPHMVRNIVGSDYKKLVIGCVFAGPALMVAADVGARLGLAVLVGSDAQIPVGIVTGLVGGPYFLYLMRKQDRMGEI is encoded by the coding sequence ATGGCCGGGGGACCCGTCACCGACACCACGACTACCACGCGTCGGAAACGCTGGTTCTCCTGGTTCGACGGCTCGCTCATCACGCTCTGTCTCGGAAGCGTCGCCGTCGTCGTCGTCGGTGGGCTCGTCCAGGTGAGCTTCGGAGCGTTCACGATGAGCATCGTACAGACGTGGCAGGCCGTGTTCACCCCTGAAGTCGTTCTCAACGCACAGGCGTGGGAGGCGTTCCTGCTCGGAGGAGAGGTTCCCGAAATGAGTAAGGAGAGCCTCATCGTCTGGAACATCCGTCTCCCGCGAGTGTTCGTCGCCGTGCTCGTCGGGATGAATCTCGCCGTCTCGGGCGCGATCTTCCAGGCTGTCACCCGCAACGAACTGGCGAGTCCGTTCATCCTCGGCGTCTCCTCCGGTGCGGGACTGATGATCCTGTTGACGCTCGTGGTCTTCTCGGGGCTGTCGGCGTTTCTTCCGCTCATTGCCTCCATCGGCGGGGCGGTCGCGTTCCTGATCGTCTACGCGATCGCGTGGAAGAGCGGCACCTCGCCGGTTCGACTGGTGCTGGCGGGTGTCATCGTCGGGACAGTCTTCGGGTCGCTGCAGACGGCGCTGTTCTTCTTCGCCGACGACATCGGCGTCGTCCAGTCCGCCATCGCGTGGACCACGGGATCGTTGACCGGAACCGATTGGGAACAGGTCCGAATGGCCCTGCCGTGGACGGCCGTAGCGATGCTGCTGGCACTCGTCAGCTCCCGGCAGTTGAATGTCCTCTTGTTGGGTGAGAGCACGGCGAAGTCGCTGGGCATGTCGGTGGAGAAGGTCCGCTTCGCGCTCTCGGGCGTGGCCGTGCTCGCCGCGGCTGCAAGTATCGCGGTCGCGGGTATCGTCGGGTTCGTCGGGTTGATCGTTCCGCACATGGTCCGAAACATCGTCGGCAGCGACTACAAGAAGCTCGTCATCGGGTGCGTGTTCGCCGGGCCGGCGCTGATGGTCGCCGCGGACGTGGGCGCACGCCTCGGCCTGGCGGTGCTCGTCGGGTCAGACGCGCAGATTCCGGTCGGCATCGTCACCGGACTGGTCGGCGGGCCGTACTTCCTCTACCTGATGCGTAAGCAGGACAGGATGGGTGAGATCTGA